TTATGGTAGGTCTTATGTATTAAAGTATCGCTTGTCTTTCTTAGCAAAATATTTAACCTAGATATAAATTGATTCGGCAAATGTGGACGAGTATCAgttgtataaaactttaattaccaTTCCAAGTTCAGGTTCTAGGATCGTTTTTGAGCCCACTTCATGTCATCTGCACGAGGTTTGCAGCCAGTCAGGGCTTCTATAACAGTCTCTAAAGTAGACCAGAAGTGTAGCTTTTCCAAGGGCCAGTTGAGCCAGCCAGTGGTGATGCAGAAGTAAGTCTCGTGCGGCGCTACGTGATGTATGCGGTGGTGGCGACGGGGCAACACTATGTGCCACTCTTGTAACCAAACAACCCACATAGGTAGACCAAAATACGTATGCGACCATTTGTGAATCTGGAAACAAGTAATTAAAGAGAtaactgaatatatttaaaatgttttataattataactggCTGTGCTTCGTAgattacattacatttacagatttaatttttttgccgTATGATCAGGAAGAAGTCACGAAAATGCTTACCAACTTTCGCCATTACAacaattagtaattattactaTCTCATGTGATAAGGAAGCTgattacgaaaatatttatatgacgaatttaaataatacgaGGAAACATATTAGTAAGAAGCAGGTATACCTACTCTATAGGTTACGATTAGTATAGTGTTACGATTTGGGATACCATTGTATCTCAAGTCGCCACACGGCCACACCGTCAGACAAGGGATGTCATACATTTGGTGCAATGCAAAAGTTGTTATCTTGATTTTGAGAATAATAGGATTCCcgaaatgataaaaaatctgttaatgCCGCTCACTTCATAGCTCTCAATACCAACTTCaactttgcaaaaaaaaaaaacaatctgtcAGCGAATTTCGTTCAACTTTGTTCAGCCGCTACGTTTAGTGTGGCAGACATCCTTCTGCATGTTCTTCCATAGATAAAGCTAATATAATATCTAGGCTTAAATCGTTAACTTTAACTGTAATTACCTGATTAGTCATTGCTACAAAGATACAACACAAGTACCAATAAGCAATCCAGTGAAATTCTTCATTGATATTGCTATCGTCATAGGTAGCAAGCTGCCATACAATCCTTGCTAACACGGGTATAGTGATGGCGAAGTTATCGCCATTGGTCTCAATGAAGTCATGTCGAGTTATCGAAGTGGGATCGATGTGATGTTCGCGAAATGGGCGCAAGAAATTCTGTAACAGCAATAAGAACATAACTTTTACTTCAATAAGTAGAGtgcaagtaggtacctaagaaCGAAAATGAGCGAATGAGCAATTTTATGGTTACAATAGAAGGCATAAGGTACAAATCTGTATGTTCTAGCATACATCTAAAGATAATTATACCGACAAGAATAAGCTATACCGACATAAGTCTACTAAATCAATATAGCGCTTACGATAGCTACGATGTACCT
This sequence is a window from Trichoplusia ni isolate ovarian cell line Hi5 chromosome 15, tn1, whole genome shotgun sequence. Protein-coding genes within it:
- the LOC113501554 gene encoding transmembrane protein 189 — its product is MALPLPIPPCAKRDGLSGLSCEQFDYASTMATTLLAPVKTERQIFEHSMSEDDPNANTQPPSEVGPMPRWGPQHRGAKELAELYSPGKRLQESVCVVVCCTLCLCAGVLMARHIRADASLFLAAISGVLTADFASGVVHWAADTWGAVDLPLIGKNFLRPFREHHIDPTSITRHDFIETNGDNFAITIPVLARIVWQLATYDDSNINEEFHWIAYWYLCCIFVAMTNQIHKWSHTYFGLPMWVVWLQEWHIVLPRRHHRIHHVAPHETYFCITTGWLNWPLEKLHFWSTLETVIEALTGCKPRADDMKWAQKRS